The following coding sequences are from one Triticum aestivum cultivar Chinese Spring chromosome 5A, IWGSC CS RefSeq v2.1, whole genome shotgun sequence window:
- the LOC123103655 gene encoding mitogen-activated protein kinase kinase kinase NPK1 — MRGGPAVATPCDTILNSSTMAESCSRQFSRDGGVDSSRILREIASPQLNELGDKVHIDVQDSPSISFAERQRKWKEELDQELERERVMRLAGCGKTPSPSRRPSIGKRERHQ; from the exons ATGAGGGGAGGTCCAGCGGTGGCAACGCCTTGTGATACCATTTTGAATAGCAGTACGATGGCTGAAAGTTGCAGCAGGCAATTCTCAAGAGACGGCGGTGTAGATAGCAGCCGGATTTTGAGAGAAATAGCTTCCCCTCAGCTCAATGAGCTTGGGGATAAAGTTCATATTGATGTCCAAGATAGCCCAAG CATCAGCTTTGCTGAGAGGCAACGAAAATGGAAAGAGGAGTTGGACCAGGAGCTTGAGAGGGAAAGAG TGATGAGGTTAGCTGGCTGTGGCAAGACACCGTCTCCAAGTAGACGGCCCAGCATCGGGAAGCGAGAGCGCCATCAATAG